From a single Deltaproteobacteria bacterium IMCC39524 genomic region:
- a CDS encoding BLUF domain-containing protein, which translates to MLKRINYISSFVQDMSDDEIEELARQAAKKNAENDITGVLMAKGGVFFQIIEGPEENIDRLFTTILKDPRHEKIITLGIQIGDLQRLFLGWNMKAINLDTTLSERLQPVRAIIDAVHAQSAIIETLTEALAASAWAELLDLTTKE; encoded by the coding sequence ATGCTTAAGCGGATTAATTATATAAGCAGTTTTGTACAGGATATGTCTGACGACGAAATTGAGGAACTGGCAAGGCAGGCAGCAAAGAAAAATGCGGAAAATGACATAACCGGGGTCTTGATGGCAAAAGGAGGGGTGTTTTTTCAGATCATAGAAGGCCCGGAAGAGAATATTGACAGGCTTTTTACAACTATTCTGAAGGACCCCCGTCATGAAAAGATAATCACTCTTGGAATCCAAATCGGAGACTTACAAAGGTTATTTCTGGGCTGGAACATGAAGGCAATTAATCTGGATACGACCTTATCAGAGAGACTTCAGCCGGTGAGAGCGATTATAGATGCAGTTCACGCACAGTCGGCAATTATTGAGACCCTGACCGAGGCTCTGGCAGCATCAGCCTGGGCGGAACTTCTGGATCTCACGACTAAGGAGTAG
- the aroC gene encoding chorismate synthase produces the protein MSSSFGTLFRVSTFGESHGVGVGAIVDGCPASLELCEADIQPQLDRRRPGQSDLTTPREEADQVTILSGVENGQTLGTSIGLLVRNKDQRPGDYGEMDAVPRPSHADFTYQAKYGTRASSGGGRSSARETIGRVASGAIAEKILREEYGIEIVAWVSAVGEEQAGEVDPLTINREQVDRNLIRCPDTPAAERMENKVREIRDAKDSIGGVVSCVCRNVPAGWGEPVFDKLDAMLAHAMLSLPATKGFEVGSGFAGTCLRGSQHNDPFVKKGNRLGTVTNNAGGMLGGISSGEPVLFRVAFKPVATIGVSQQTVDFDGNPVTLEAKGRHDPCVVPRAVPIVESMAALVLLDLGMRQKMRTA, from the coding sequence ATGTCCAGTTCTTTCGGTACTTTGTTTCGTGTTAGTACTTTTGGTGAGTCTCACGGCGTCGGCGTCGGCGCGATCGTTGATGGCTGCCCTGCTAGTCTTGAGCTGTGTGAAGCTGATATTCAGCCGCAACTTGATCGTCGGCGTCCCGGGCAGAGTGATCTCACCACACCCAGGGAAGAAGCTGACCAGGTGACCATTCTTTCCGGGGTGGAAAATGGCCAAACACTCGGAACCTCGATCGGTTTGCTGGTGCGTAATAAGGATCAGCGTCCTGGCGATTATGGTGAAATGGATGCTGTGCCTCGCCCTTCCCATGCAGACTTTACCTACCAGGCCAAGTATGGCACCCGCGCCAGTAGCGGGGGTGGCCGTTCAAGTGCCCGCGAGACGATTGGCCGTGTCGCCTCCGGAGCGATTGCCGAAAAGATCTTACGTGAAGAATATGGCATAGAGATCGTCGCCTGGGTTAGCGCCGTGGGAGAGGAGCAAGCCGGTGAGGTCGATCCTTTAACGATTAACCGCGAGCAGGTCGATCGCAACCTAATCCGTTGTCCCGATACCCCTGCCGCCGAACGAATGGAAAACAAGGTGCGGGAGATTCGTGATGCCAAGGATTCGATCGGCGGCGTGGTCAGCTGTGTCTGTCGCAACGTTCCCGCTGGCTGGGGAGAGCCGGTCTTTGACAAACTGGATGCTATGCTCGCTCACGCCATGCTGTCGCTTCCTGCCACCAAAGGTTTTGAGGTCGGTTCCGGTTTTGCCGGCACTTGCCTGCGCGGCTCGCAGCACAACGATCCTTTTGTAAAGAAGGGAAATCGCTTAGGCACCGTAACCAATAACGCCGGTGGTATGTTGGGCGGAATCTCCAGCGGTGAGCCAGTGCTTTTTCGGGTGGCTTTCAAACCGGTCGCAACGATCGGAGTGTCCCAGCAAACAGTTGATTTTGATGGCAATCCGGTAACATTGGAAGCCAAGGGTCGACATGACCCCTGCGTTGTGCCACGTGCCGTGCCGATTGTCGAATCGATGGCGGCCCTGGTTCTTCTGGACCTAGGTATGAGGCAAAAAATGAGAACCGCGTAG